A genomic region of Methanobacterium sp. SMA-27 contains the following coding sequences:
- a CDS encoding MFS transporter: protein MKFIILLGVVSLFADMTYEGSRSITGPYLAILGASAVTVGFVAGFGKLSGYVLRFFSGKLADRTRSYWSITIGGYLINLMAVPLLALAGSWEVAAVLIIIERMGKGLRVPSRDVMLSHASSQVGHGWGFGLHEALDQIGAILGPLIVAAVLFYHGSYQIGFAFLLLPALLAIVILVISRFLYPHPHDLEVVTPPLDTKGLKRVYWLYVIAAALIAAGFADFALIAYHFQKTTLISAGFIPIFYAVAMGVDGIAALVFGRLFDKVGLSIMIVVAVLSALFAPMVFLGGFYLAFLGMIIWGISMGAQESIMRSSVAIMSEVKKRGSAYGIFNTVFGVSWFIGSLIMGILYTFSIIYLVVFSIMIQLISIPFFIAMLKIRTK, encoded by the coding sequence ATGAAATTCATCATCCTTTTGGGGGTTGTGAGCCTTTTTGCAGACATGACCTATGAAGGATCACGAAGTATAACTGGTCCATATTTAGCTATTCTCGGAGCCAGTGCAGTTACAGTTGGATTTGTAGCAGGGTTTGGTAAATTATCTGGCTATGTTCTGAGGTTTTTTTCGGGAAAACTAGCAGATCGTACCCGTAGTTACTGGTCAATTACCATAGGTGGGTATCTGATAAATTTGATGGCTGTACCACTTTTAGCTTTAGCTGGAAGCTGGGAAGTAGCTGCAGTATTGATTATAATTGAAAGAATGGGGAAAGGTTTGAGGGTACCATCAAGGGATGTAATGTTATCACATGCCAGCAGCCAGGTTGGTCATGGATGGGGATTTGGATTGCATGAGGCTTTAGATCAAATTGGAGCCATATTAGGTCCTTTAATTGTGGCGGCAGTACTTTTTTATCATGGAAGTTACCAGATAGGATTTGCATTTCTTTTGCTACCTGCCCTGTTAGCCATTGTGATTTTGGTTATTTCCAGATTTCTTTATCCTCATCCTCATGATTTAGAAGTTGTGACCCCACCTTTAGATACAAAAGGATTGAAACGGGTTTATTGGCTTTATGTAATTGCTGCTGCTTTAATTGCAGCAGGATTTGCTGATTTTGCCCTGATAGCTTATCATTTCCAGAAGACCACTCTAATTTCAGCTGGTTTTATACCTATTTTTTATGCTGTGGCCATGGGTGTTGATGGAATTGCTGCTCTGGTGTTTGGAAGACTATTTGATAAGGTTGGTTTATCCATTATGATAGTGGTGGCTGTTTTATCTGCGCTTTTTGCTCCTATGGTATTTTTAGGAGGTTTTTATCTGGCTTTTCTGGGAATGATAATTTGGGGTATAAGTATGGGTGCACAGGAGTCTATTATGCGTTCTTCAGTTGCTATAATGTCTGAAGTTAAAAAACGTGGCTCTGCCTATGGTATTTTTAATACTGTTTTTGGTGTTTCATGGTTTATTGGTAGTTTAATTATGGGTATACTATACACTTTTTCCATAATCTATTTGGTTGTGTTTTCAATCATGATACAACTTATTTCCATTCCGTTCTTTATTGCAATGTTAAAAATAAGGACAAAATAA
- a CDS encoding metal-dependent hydrolase, with amino-acid sequence MDLFTHFIVPFAILTFLKVKNRLAGAFGGISIDFDVLLIGIGFLSSELFIFTHRGITHSFVFGFITAVIFLYIISRPSLNGLISHIIKRDISVDFNVRNVLLAYFGVLTHLFLDFLTTGGIPLLYPFSLTRFSANIYYYTDFITTIIALVVLIILYIRINQKYKKIAMVAFLIMLILFGGIRVYEKMDTIQSQTLEDGFTYITAYPTADMFTWTVMETNNGSSYRVYNYNNLQKSISGVSDYQNLTITNGTYASAQEAIKYANNLLDVVKFKWNHMYTVINAGKVSDGWNITYIDIMGTNSFGAGELTVKTP; translated from the coding sequence ATGGACCTTTTCACACACTTCATAGTTCCATTCGCTATTTTGACATTTCTAAAGGTTAAAAACAGGTTAGCCGGGGCTTTTGGAGGAATATCAATTGACTTTGATGTTTTACTCATTGGAATTGGTTTTTTATCATCTGAACTTTTTATTTTCACCCATAGAGGAATCACACACAGCTTCGTATTTGGATTTATAACCGCAGTAATATTTCTGTATATAATATCCAGGCCATCCCTAAATGGATTAATCAGCCATATAATAAAAAGAGATATATCTGTTGATTTTAATGTGCGTAATGTACTTTTAGCATATTTTGGTGTATTAACACATCTGTTCCTTGATTTCCTGACCACAGGCGGCATTCCACTCTTATATCCATTTTCTTTGACACGATTTTCAGCTAATATATATTATTACACAGATTTCATAACAACAATTATTGCCCTTGTAGTTCTCATTATCTTATACATACGTATTAACCAAAAATATAAAAAAATAGCCATGGTTGCATTTCTAATTATGCTCATATTATTTGGAGGAATTAGAGTGTACGAAAAAATGGACACCATTCAAAGTCAGACATTAGAAGATGGATTTACATATATAACAGCATATCCCACCGCAGATATGTTTACATGGACGGTTATGGAAACAAATAATGGTTCCAGTTATAGGGTATACAACTACAATAACCTGCAAAAGTCCATATCAGGTGTTAGTGATTATCAAAACCTTACAATTACCAATGGAACATATGCATCTGCACAGGAGGCCATAAAATATGCGAATAACCTCCTTGATGTAGTTAAGTTCAAATGGAACCATATGTACACTGTTATTAATGCTGGGAAAGTATCTGATGGATGGAATATAACCTACATTGACATTATGGGTACGAATAGTTTTGGTGCAGGTGAATTAACTGTTAAAACACCGTAA
- a CDS encoding rhodanese-like domain-containing protein: MSEFKQIMGTITPQDAFDLIKTNKNNSNFVILDIRPHDEFEEDHIASAMNLDYDGHEFQKKVEQLDKNKDYVIYCRSGVRGGYFLEKMRDSGFKKAYNILGGYQGWKISRLPLVK, translated from the coding sequence ATGAGTGAATTTAAACAGATTATGGGTACAATAACACCACAAGATGCATTTGATCTGATTAAAACTAATAAGAATAATTCTAATTTTGTTATTCTTGATATCAGACCTCATGATGAATTTGAGGAAGATCATATTGCTAGTGCAATGAATTTGGATTATGATGGACATGAATTCCAAAAAAAGGTTGAACAACTTGATAAAAATAAAGATTACGTCATATATTGCAGAAGTGGTGTCAGAGGCGGTTATTTCCTGGAAAAAATGAGAGATTCAGGATTCAAAAAAGCTTATAATATTTTAGGAGGATATCAAGGTTGGAAAATAAGCAGACTTCCACTGGTAAAATAA
- a CDS encoding pirin family protein, translating into MVNRKVVEVIDPIYVMEGAGVRLRRSIATQKLDYLDPFLLFDHFGSNNPEDYLAGFPMHPHRGIETVTYILDGLVEHKDSMGNSGIIGKDNVQWMTSGSGIIHEEMPKPKNGNMEGFQLWVNLPANLKMTTPRYQQVKSSQIPEIHEENGVLIKIIAGEIDGVKGAVTEIYADPTYLDVTIPPGSTFKQPIKHDHTAFAYVFEGEANFGDFDEESIDDGTFVNATKLLIYGDGDHIKVKTDKSFVRFLLISGKSLNEPIARYGPFVMNTTKEIEQALSDLQNGTFVK; encoded by the coding sequence ATGGTAAACAGGAAAGTTGTTGAAGTTATTGACCCCATTTATGTTATGGAAGGAGCTGGTGTACGTCTGAGACGTAGTATTGCAACTCAAAAATTAGATTATCTCGATCCATTTCTCCTATTTGACCATTTTGGATCCAATAATCCTGAGGATTACCTGGCAGGGTTTCCAATGCATCCACATAGAGGTATTGAAACTGTTACATACATATTAGATGGTTTGGTTGAACATAAAGATAGTATGGGTAACTCTGGCATAATTGGAAAGGATAACGTCCAGTGGATGACTTCGGGTAGTGGAATTATTCATGAAGAGATGCCAAAGCCTAAAAATGGTAATATGGAGGGATTTCAACTTTGGGTAAATTTACCTGCCAACCTTAAAATGACAACTCCAAGATACCAGCAAGTTAAATCATCACAAATACCCGAAATTCATGAAGAGAATGGTGTGTTGATAAAAATAATTGCGGGTGAAATAGATGGGGTTAAAGGGGCTGTAACCGAGATATATGCAGATCCAACATATCTTGATGTGACTATTCCACCGGGATCTACATTTAAACAACCAATTAAACATGACCACACAGCTTTTGCATATGTTTTTGAAGGTGAAGCAAATTTTGGAGACTTTGATGAAGAATCCATTGATGATGGTACATTTGTAAATGCAACCAAGCTGTTAATATATGGAGATGGAGATCATATTAAGGTTAAAACAGACAAAAGTTTTGTTAGATTCTTATTAATATCTGGAAAATCTCTTAACGAACCAATAGCAAGGTACGGACCATTTGTAATGAACACCACAAAAGAAATTGAACAAGCCCTAAGCGACCTTCAAAATGGTACTTTTGTTAAATGA
- a CDS encoding isoprenylcysteine carboxylmethyltransferase family protein, translating into MDDDQENIMILLMGLVLIILIIVIPIGIIFFGLPWYLSFINYYGTILGVIFVILGIILNSIAIMNLGYKYSDNNTGNIDKLITTGIYVYTRNPMYLGQAIIVVGLFIVFPWTVLLILVFLFLFALYSRAKTEEKELYEKFGVEYIKYKAEVSFIIPNPLRVIRSKRK; encoded by the coding sequence ATGGACGATGACCAAGAAAATATAATGATACTCTTAATGGGGCTTGTATTGATAATATTAATAATTGTAATCCCTATTGGTATAATCTTTTTTGGATTACCTTGGTATTTATCGTTTATTAATTATTATGGAACAATTCTGGGAGTTATTTTTGTAATACTTGGAATAATATTAAATTCTATTGCAATCATGAATCTTGGATATAAATATTCGGATAATAATACTGGAAATATTGATAAACTGATTACTACTGGAATTTACGTTTATACACGGAATCCAATGTATCTTGGACAGGCAATAATTGTAGTTGGTTTATTTATCGTATTTCCATGGACTGTACTTCTAATTCTGGTTTTTTTATTCTTATTTGCTTTATATTCACGGGCTAAAACAGAAGAAAAAGAGTTATACGAAAAGTTTGGAGTAGAATATATCAAGTACAAGGCAGAAGTATCCTTTATTATTCCCAACCCCTTGAGGGTCATCAGAAGTAAGAGAAAATAA